The Nocardioides conyzicola genome has a segment encoding these proteins:
- the mltG gene encoding endolytic transglycosylase MltG, producing the protein MTDEYDADHEAPGILDDESEDGYDATPYDGGGRRRGSRRRSLPGCIAVLVALAIVAGGAYFVITWGVDKIGDQFSSADDFPGPGSGDVTFQVKKGDTVAAMGRNLKAKGVVASVQAFIDAANGNPESNKIQAGYFPLKKEMAAADVIEVLVDPGNMVKDTVTIPEGLRVSDTVAILAKKTKFSKAAFTKVLDNPGKLGLPDYAKGDPEGYLFPATYDFGPDATPASMLKAMVTRWRQAADDADLEAQSEALGYTPQEIMTIASLVQAEGRGKDMPKIARVIYNRLEGPGDKGGTNGKLQIDATVAFGLGLSPGSTELTQEQLDTPTPYNTRLNVIGLPPGPIESPGDDAIAAALKPAEGPWYYYVTVNLATGETRFYEDYDGFLEGQAMYKDYCETSDRC; encoded by the coding sequence GGACGCCGGCGCGGCAGCCGCCGCCGCAGCCTGCCGGGCTGCATCGCCGTCCTGGTGGCGCTCGCCATCGTCGCGGGTGGCGCCTACTTCGTCATCACCTGGGGCGTCGACAAGATCGGCGACCAGTTCTCGTCCGCGGACGACTTCCCCGGCCCCGGCAGCGGCGACGTCACCTTCCAGGTCAAGAAGGGCGACACGGTGGCGGCGATGGGCCGCAACCTCAAGGCCAAGGGCGTGGTGGCCTCGGTGCAGGCCTTCATCGACGCCGCCAACGGCAACCCGGAGTCCAACAAGATCCAGGCCGGCTACTTCCCGCTCAAGAAGGAGATGGCGGCCGCGGACGTCATCGAGGTCCTCGTCGACCCGGGCAACATGGTGAAGGACACGGTCACCATCCCCGAGGGCCTGCGGGTCTCCGACACGGTCGCGATCCTGGCCAAGAAGACGAAGTTCTCGAAGGCCGCCTTCACCAAGGTGCTCGACAACCCCGGCAAGCTCGGCCTCCCCGACTACGCCAAGGGCGACCCGGAGGGCTACCTCTTCCCGGCGACCTACGACTTCGGCCCGGACGCGACGCCGGCGTCGATGCTCAAGGCGATGGTCACCCGCTGGCGTCAGGCGGCGGACGACGCCGACCTCGAGGCCCAGAGCGAGGCGCTCGGCTACACGCCGCAGGAGATCATGACCATCGCGAGCCTGGTGCAGGCCGAGGGGCGCGGCAAGGACATGCCCAAGATCGCGCGCGTCATCTACAACCGGCTCGAGGGCCCCGGCGACAAGGGCGGCACCAACGGCAAGCTGCAGATCGACGCCACGGTCGCGTTCGGGCTGGGCCTCTCGCCCGGGTCGACCGAGCTGACCCAGGAGCAGCTGGACACGCCCACGCCGTACAACACCCGGCTCAACGTCATCGGCCTGCCGCCCGGTCCCATCGAGTCGCCGGGCGACGACGCCATCGCCGCGGCGCTCAAGCCGGCCGAGGGACCTTGGTACTACTACGTCACGGTCAACCTGGCGACGGGCGAGACCCGCTTCTACGAGGACTACGACGGCTTCCTCGAGGGCCAGGCGATGTACAAGGACTACTGCGAGACCTCGGACCGGTGCTGA
- the aroC gene encoding chorismate synthase, which yields MLRWLTAGESHGPSLVAILEGLPAHVQVTSDDIADALARRRLGYGRGARMKFEQDQVTLVGGVRHGRTQGGPVAIQVGNTEWPKWEKVMSADPVDLDELASMARNVPLTRPRPGHADLAGMQKYDFDDARPILERASARETAARVALGRVASNFVEQAVGARIVSHVIELGGIRAPAGSWPEPDDVARLDDDEVRCLDPDTSKLMVERIDQAHKDGDTLGGVVEVVVHGLPPGLGSHVHWDRRLDSRLAGALMGIQAIKGVEVGDGFEIAATPGSLAHDEIVPTPEGIRRVSGRSGGTEGGMTTGEILRVRAAMKPIATVPRALRTVDLATGEAGVAHHQRSDVCAVPAAGIVAEAMVALVIAEAVLEKFGGDSVQETRRNAESYLDHLRYR from the coding sequence ATGCTGCGCTGGCTCACCGCGGGCGAGTCCCACGGCCCCTCCCTGGTCGCGATCCTCGAGGGGCTCCCTGCCCATGTCCAGGTGACGTCCGACGACATCGCCGACGCCCTCGCCCGGCGCCGCCTCGGCTACGGCCGCGGCGCCCGGATGAAGTTCGAGCAGGACCAGGTGACCCTGGTCGGCGGCGTCCGGCACGGCCGGACCCAGGGCGGCCCGGTCGCGATCCAGGTCGGCAACACCGAGTGGCCCAAGTGGGAGAAGGTGATGTCGGCCGACCCGGTCGACCTCGACGAGCTCGCGTCGATGGCCCGCAACGTCCCGTTGACCCGCCCGCGTCCCGGCCACGCCGACCTGGCCGGTATGCAGAAGTACGACTTCGACGACGCCCGGCCGATCCTCGAGCGTGCCTCCGCTCGTGAGACCGCAGCCCGGGTGGCGCTGGGCCGGGTCGCGAGCAACTTCGTGGAGCAGGCCGTCGGCGCGCGGATCGTCTCCCACGTGATCGAGCTCGGCGGCATCCGCGCGCCTGCCGGCTCCTGGCCGGAGCCCGACGACGTGGCCCGGCTCGACGACGACGAGGTGCGCTGCCTCGACCCCGACACCAGCAAGCTGATGGTCGAGCGCATCGACCAGGCGCACAAGGACGGCGACACCCTCGGCGGCGTCGTGGAGGTCGTGGTGCACGGGCTCCCGCCGGGCCTCGGCTCGCACGTGCACTGGGACCGCCGCCTCGACTCGCGCCTCGCCGGCGCGCTGATGGGCATCCAGGCGATCAAGGGCGTCGAGGTCGGTGACGGCTTCGAGATCGCCGCCACCCCGGGCTCGCTCGCGCACGACGAGATCGTGCCGACCCCCGAGGGCATCCGCCGGGTGAGCGGCCGGTCCGGCGGCACCGAGGGCGGCATGACCACGGGCGAGATCCTGCGGGTCCGGGCCGCGATGAAGCCCATCGCCACCGTGCCGCGGGCGCTGCGCACCGTCGACCTCGCCACCGGCGAGGCCGGCGTCGCGCACCACCAGCGGTCCGACGTCTGCGCCGTCCCGGCGGCCGGCATCGTCGCGGAGGCCATGGTGGCGCTGGTGATCGCCGAGGCGGTGCTGGAGAAGTTCGGCGGCGACTCGGTCCAGGAGACGCGGCGCAACGCCGAGTCCTACCTCGACCACCTGCGCTACCGATGA
- a CDS encoding shikimate dehydrogenase, with protein sequence MLARCAVLGDPIAHSLSPVLHRAGYAAVGLDWEYDAVRVPEDGFTDFVRGLDAGWRGLSLTMPLKRKALGLARSVTARAALAGAANTLVLRDGDVVLADNTDLPGAAAAVRERYDGPVRAATVLGGGATAASTGLAMVDLGATSVRLLVRTPDRAGEAAAAIAAHPAGPDVEVGSLADGEVLGDVVVSTIPAGAQDDALVARCAGVPVLFEVIYDPWPTPIAAAAGDRVLVSGLDLLVHQAVLQFELFTDVPGPLAAMRAAGEAALVARHAAP encoded by the coding sequence ATGCTCGCCCGCTGCGCCGTGCTCGGTGACCCGATCGCGCACTCGTTGTCCCCGGTGCTGCACCGCGCCGGCTACGCCGCGGTCGGTCTCGACTGGGAGTACGACGCGGTGCGGGTGCCCGAGGACGGCTTCACGGACTTCGTCCGGGGCCTCGACGCCGGATGGCGCGGGCTGTCCCTGACGATGCCGCTGAAGCGGAAGGCGCTGGGACTGGCCCGCTCGGTCACCGCCCGCGCGGCGCTCGCCGGAGCGGCGAACACGCTCGTCCTCCGCGACGGCGACGTCGTGCTGGCCGACAACACCGACCTGCCCGGCGCCGCCGCGGCCGTGCGGGAGCGGTACGACGGCCCGGTGCGCGCCGCCACGGTGCTGGGCGGGGGAGCGACGGCGGCGTCGACCGGCCTGGCGATGGTCGACCTGGGCGCGACGTCCGTGCGGCTGCTGGTGCGCACGCCCGACCGGGCCGGCGAGGCGGCGGCCGCGATCGCGGCGCACCCGGCAGGGCCGGACGTGGAGGTCGGCTCGCTCGCGGATGGTGAGGTGCTGGGCGACGTCGTGGTGTCGACGATCCCGGCCGGTGCCCAGGACGACGCACTGGTCGCCCGGTGCGCGGGCGTCCCGGTGCTCTTCGAGGTCATCTACGACCCGTGGCCCACCCCGATCGCCGCCGCCGCGGGGGACCGGGTCCTGGTCTCCGGCCTCGACCTGCTGGTCCACCAGGCGGTGCTGCAGTTCGAGCTGTTCACCGACGTACCCGGCCCGCTGGCCGCGATGAGGGCCGCCGGCGAGGCTGCGCTCGTGGCCAGGCACGCAGCCCCATGA
- a CDS encoding A24 family peptidase translates to MTVDPVGALLGAAVCGAAGAGVPALIARMRDPRYASVAALPGLAWRAAVVAALSGAVLGGAVGLDWPLLFLLPLVPVGVALAFIDLRTHLLPTRLIWPTLAVTAVLAAVAALADGEPRAFLHAVVGGVAVFAFFHVLWWIYPSGMGYGDVRLSAVVGLVLGYVGWGALVVGVYGGFLVFAVIGVLRAGARRDRSVLRTPLPFGPFLLGGVLAGVALGPSTWSHLVGG, encoded by the coding sequence ATGACCGTCGATCCCGTCGGCGCCCTCCTCGGAGCGGCGGTGTGTGGCGCCGCCGGGGCCGGGGTGCCGGCGCTGATCGCGCGGATGCGCGACCCGCGCTACGCCTCGGTCGCCGCGCTGCCCGGACTGGCGTGGCGGGCGGCCGTCGTCGCCGCCCTGTCCGGCGCCGTGCTCGGTGGCGCCGTCGGGCTGGACTGGCCGCTGCTCTTCCTGCTGCCCCTGGTGCCGGTCGGGGTCGCGCTCGCCTTCATCGACCTGCGCACGCACCTGCTGCCGACCCGGCTGATCTGGCCGACCCTGGCCGTCACGGCGGTGCTCGCGGCCGTCGCCGCCCTGGCGGACGGCGAACCTCGGGCCTTCCTGCACGCCGTGGTCGGCGGGGTCGCGGTCTTCGCGTTCTTCCACGTGCTCTGGTGGATCTACCCGTCCGGGATGGGGTACGGCGACGTGCGGCTCTCCGCCGTGGTCGGTCTCGTGCTCGGGTACGTCGGCTGGGGGGCCCTGGTCGTGGGCGTGTACGGCGGCTTCCTGGTCTTCGCGGTGATCGGGGTGCTCCGCGCCGGCGCCCGTCGCGACCGGTCCGTGCTGCGCACCCCGCTGCCCTTCGGGCCGTTCCTGCTGGGCGGGGTCCTGGCGGGGGTCGCGCTCGGTCCCTCCACCTGGAGCCATCTCGTCGGGGGGTGA